The following coding sequences lie in one Polyangiaceae bacterium genomic window:
- a CDS encoding glycoside hydrolase family 5 protein — translation MTLRYATAVLFLVVGCGGGDEGGSGSTGGAAGASGGAAGSGGIAGASASGGSGASAGASGSGATGSGGASGSGATGSGGASGSGATGSGGTTGSGGAGTGGGGSAAWYAGVNLSGAEFGEGNLPGTYNTHYTYPTAAEFDYFIAKGMNTFRVPFRWERLQHSKGAALDATELARLDAVVTHATGKNAYVILDPHNYARYFGDVIGGGKVANADYADFWSKLAGHYKSNPRVIIGLMNEPHDLPTEQWLSAANAAIAAVRAAGANQLVLVPGNAWTGAHSWSENWYGTANSQVMGGISDSQNNFAFELHQYLDANFSGTQGTCQSATIGSQKLVDVTNWLKAKGYRGFLGELGGANNPTCKAAVDDMLTYLKQHQDVWIGWTWWAAGPWWGNYMFTLEPTNLGSNPVDAPQLAWLTPYL, via the coding sequence ATGACGCTGCGCTACGCAACTGCGGTTCTCTTCTTGGTGGTCGGCTGCGGTGGCGGAGACGAGGGCGGGTCGGGTTCGACCGGCGGCGCGGCGGGGGCGAGTGGGGGCGCGGCGGGAAGCGGTGGGATCGCAGGAGCCAGCGCGAGCGGCGGCAGTGGTGCGAGTGCAGGCGCGAGCGGAAGCGGTGCAACCGGAAGTGGCGGCGCGAGCGGAAGCGGTGCAACCGGAAGTGGCGGCGCGAGCGGAAGCGGTGCAACCGGAAGTGGCGGCACGACGGGTAGCGGTGGCGCAGGAACTGGGGGAGGCGGAAGTGCGGCGTGGTACGCCGGCGTCAACCTATCCGGCGCCGAGTTCGGCGAGGGCAACCTTCCCGGGACCTACAACACGCACTACACGTATCCGACCGCGGCGGAGTTCGACTACTTCATTGCGAAGGGGATGAACACATTTCGAGTGCCCTTTCGCTGGGAGCGATTGCAGCACAGCAAGGGCGCTGCGCTCGACGCGACGGAACTCGCACGCCTCGACGCCGTCGTGACGCATGCGACGGGCAAGAACGCCTACGTGATCCTCGATCCCCACAACTACGCGCGCTACTTCGGCGACGTGATCGGCGGCGGCAAGGTCGCCAACGCGGACTATGCGGACTTTTGGAGCAAGCTCGCCGGCCACTACAAGAGCAACCCGCGCGTCATCATCGGTCTGATGAACGAACCTCACGATCTTCCGACCGAACAGTGGCTGTCTGCCGCGAACGCGGCGATTGCAGCCGTCCGCGCGGCCGGGGCGAACCAGTTGGTGCTCGTGCCTGGCAACGCCTGGACCGGCGCACACTCTTGGTCGGAGAACTGGTACGGCACCGCGAACAGCCAAGTGATGGGTGGCATCAGCGACTCGCAGAACAACTTTGCCTTCGAGTTGCATCAGTACCTGGATGCGAACTTCTCTGGTACCCAGGGCACCTGTCAGAGCGCGACCATCGGCTCGCAGAAGTTGGTCGACGTCACCAACTGGCTGAAGGCCAAGGGCTACCGAGGCTTCTTGGGAGAACTAGGCGGTGCCAACAACCCGACCTGCAAGGCCGCCGTCGACGACATGCTCACCTATCTGAAGCAACACCAAGACGTGTGGATTGGCTGGACTTGGTGGGCGGCTGGCCCGTGGTGGGGCAACTACATGTTCACCCTCGAACCCACGAACCTTGGTTCCAATCCGGTGGACGCGCCTCAGCTCGCCTGGTTGACACCGTATTTGTGA
- a CDS encoding Hsp20/alpha crystallin family protein — protein MALIRRHEVWDPFKELEAITGRMGELLGLAKHTGNGDRESLTETNWAPSCDIKETEVEYRVLAELPGVEKKDVHVTLEKGVLTIQGERHTQKEEKNEKLHRREMSYGSFIRRFVMPSDADEGKVNATFKDGMLTVVIAKSKAAKNTKEIAVN, from the coding sequence ATGGCACTCATCCGACGTCACGAAGTTTGGGATCCCTTCAAAGAGCTAGAGGCCATCACCGGCCGCATGGGTGAATTGTTGGGGTTGGCGAAGCACACTGGCAACGGTGACCGTGAATCGCTGACCGAGACCAACTGGGCACCCTCGTGCGACATCAAGGAAACCGAAGTGGAATACCGCGTCCTGGCCGAGCTACCGGGCGTGGAGAAGAAGGACGTGCATGTCACCCTGGAAAAGGGCGTGCTGACGATACAAGGCGAACGCCACACACAGAAAGAGGAGAAGAACGAAAAGCTGCATCGCAGGGAAATGTCCTACGGCAGCTTCATACGACGCTTCGTGATGCCGAGTGACGCCGATGAAGGGAAGGTAAACGCGACCTTCAAGGACGGCATGCTCACCGTTGTCATCGCGAAATCGAAAGCAGCGAAGAATACCAAGGAGATCGCTGTGAATTGA
- a CDS encoding exo-alpha-sialidase, whose protein sequence is MIRYAVAFGLLLLPLPSGCSSGDSSSGPPADAATSDGASDAGLDGDSSVSDTGVGDAADAGATILSLPSSGIFEAETHLVEAPGGRSLAVWMTLGASADINGYAVSEDQGASWSKPQLLTGKPSKGDPVATFGSDGSLYYGFLDGICDTQGCSKGHVWIARMPPGSKTFEPAVDASPADPTEFYDKPWLMTAADGTLVLVVNARVGLNPTNVDRIVVARSTDGKSWSQTDAVPKLPLGQIAGIPHACISRQGSRMWIAYVDSSTATYSSLRWSDDLGQTWSPTNVSSGFAPASLAGQVQAYDLRCVGEQDDVWVMYGLATGPGTTTGIPPLNEIRVAHSGDGGVSWDPAVALSEPGLKYLRPEIARSATGELVVIAYAGAQDGDPAGSMRWWQSADGGKSFSARGAFHAPISFTGDRQSQTWIGDYSGLLVSGGTVRTTFIDNSSGAAHVVFRSWGL, encoded by the coding sequence GTGATTCGCTACGCTGTGGCTTTTGGCCTTCTGTTGCTCCCTCTTCCCAGCGGCTGCTCGTCGGGAGACTCGTCGTCGGGTCCACCCGCGGATGCCGCCACGAGCGACGGCGCTTCCGATGCGGGCCTCGACGGCGACTCGAGTGTCAGCGACACGGGCGTTGGCGATGCGGCGGACGCTGGCGCCACTATCTTGTCACTGCCCTCGTCGGGGATCTTCGAAGCAGAAACGCACTTGGTGGAAGCTCCGGGCGGCCGCAGCTTGGCGGTGTGGATGACCCTCGGTGCCAGCGCCGACATCAATGGCTACGCGGTATCCGAAGACCAGGGCGCTTCGTGGTCCAAGCCCCAGCTACTCACCGGCAAGCCCAGCAAAGGGGACCCCGTCGCTACCTTTGGAAGCGACGGCAGCCTGTACTACGGATTCCTGGACGGTATCTGCGACACCCAGGGCTGCAGCAAGGGTCACGTTTGGATTGCCCGCATGCCACCGGGAAGCAAGACCTTCGAACCCGCCGTGGACGCGTCCCCGGCGGACCCCACCGAGTTTTATGACAAGCCGTGGCTGATGACAGCGGCGGATGGCACCCTGGTCTTGGTGGTCAATGCGCGCGTTGGCCTAAACCCAACCAACGTGGATCGCATCGTGGTGGCGCGATCGACGGACGGCAAGAGTTGGTCGCAGACCGACGCTGTGCCGAAGCTCCCGCTGGGGCAAATCGCAGGCATTCCCCACGCCTGCATTTCTCGCCAAGGCAGCCGCATGTGGATCGCCTACGTCGATTCGTCCACGGCCACCTACAGCAGCCTTCGCTGGAGCGACGACCTGGGACAGACTTGGTCGCCCACAAACGTGAGTTCGGGCTTCGCGCCAGCGTCCCTGGCAGGACAAGTGCAAGCGTACGACTTGCGGTGCGTTGGTGAACAAGACGACGTCTGGGTCATGTACGGGCTGGCAACGGGTCCGGGTACCACGACGGGAATCCCACCGCTGAACGAGATTCGCGTGGCGCACTCTGGGGATGGTGGCGTCAGTTGGGATCCCGCGGTGGCGCTCAGCGAACCGGGCTTGAAGTATTTGCGCCCGGAGATCGCGCGCAGCGCGACGGGGGAGCTAGTGGTCATCGCCTACGCCGGCGCGCAAGACGGTGATCCCGCCGGCAGCATGCGTTGGTGGCAGTCTGCAGATGGCGGCAAGAGCTTCAGCGCTCGAGGCGCGTTTCATGCTCCCATCTCTTTCACAGGGGATCGACAGAGTCAGACCTGGATCGGCGACTACAGTGGTCTGCTCGTGAGTGGCGGCACCGTACGAACGACCTTCATCGACAACAGCAGCGGCGCAGCCCACGTCGTGTTTCGCTCGTGGGGCTTGTAG
- a CDS encoding LysR family transcriptional regulator, which translates to MSPLSTEDLALFAVVIDAGSLTAAARQLGTSLSSVSRRLAELEERLGCRLIERSTRRLAPTAAGRALYERGSPILADVKALEDELRGEPNATAGTVRVVMPTLLGELVLHSLPELLERFGGLELEWVEDDQPDPGLGTDVDLTIKVGLPSDTAMVARKIASIRGRLAAAPSYVARAGKPKRIEELARHACLRFRGEQLLDRWTLIDRAGRAHEVQVSGPFCSSSSDALKRALEGGVGIGLVAEQVLERRAALGLLTPILPSYRFEDYPLFAIYSPARRQVRRVEIVLDWLKSAIADSGLPP; encoded by the coding sequence ATGTCCCCCCTCAGCACCGAGGACCTCGCCCTGTTCGCAGTCGTGATCGACGCCGGCAGTCTGACAGCGGCAGCCCGCCAGTTGGGCACGTCCCTCTCGTCGGTCAGTCGTCGCCTTGCTGAACTCGAGGAACGCCTCGGTTGCCGACTGATCGAGCGGTCGACCCGGCGGCTCGCTCCAACCGCGGCTGGGCGGGCCCTATACGAACGCGGCAGCCCAATCCTCGCGGACGTCAAGGCCCTGGAAGACGAGTTGCGCGGCGAACCGAACGCGACGGCTGGCACCGTGCGCGTAGTGATGCCGACACTGCTCGGCGAACTGGTTCTCCATTCGTTGCCCGAGCTGTTGGAGCGATTCGGAGGCCTGGAACTCGAGTGGGTCGAAGACGATCAGCCCGATCCGGGCCTTGGCACCGACGTCGATCTGACCATCAAGGTTGGACTGCCCTCAGACACGGCGATGGTGGCGCGCAAGATCGCCTCGATCCGCGGCAGGTTGGCAGCCGCTCCAAGCTACGTGGCCAGAGCAGGCAAGCCAAAGCGAATCGAAGAGTTGGCGCGCCACGCGTGCCTGCGCTTTCGCGGTGAGCAGCTACTCGATCGCTGGACTCTGATCGATCGCGCTGGGCGTGCCCACGAGGTGCAAGTGTCGGGGCCCTTCTGCAGCTCCAGCTCCGACGCCCTGAAGCGCGCGCTGGAAGGGGGCGTGGGGATCGGATTGGTGGCGGAGCAAGTGCTGGAGCGCCGGGCGGCGCTCGGGTTACTCACGCCGATTCTTCCTAGCTATCGCTTCGAGGACTACCCGCTCTTCGCCATCTATTCGCCGGCGCGTCGACAAGTTCGGCGCGTGGAAATCGTCCTCGACTGGCTCAAGAGCGCCATCGCCGATAGTGGGCTGCCACCCTGA